GTGGTGacatatacatattttaaagtaCAAGGAACAAGGAGAGTTGTCTTATTAGGCCTTGATGGACCAGTTTCAATGTTCATTCAGTTTTATAACCCCTGTTTTGGAGTAGTTTTATGTAATCAGATAAATCTAAAATTGTTCATGTACTAGATTTGATCTTGCACAGTTGGTCGCTGATAACTGAATCCTAAATCACCAGGTCAGGCTGTGTGTCACTGTTTCAGTAGGCCACCCGCCCAGCTTTGGATTTTCCccagttcttcctctccctctggtcTCCACCCagcagccacttctctccctgctctcctaGCCCCTGATTGCATATTGGctccacctgtgttcccctcctACAAAacctctcctcagtcctctccccACTCTCAGATCGTCATCTTTTCCCAACCTGCTCTCAGCCTCCTAGCTATGCTCCTCAGCCCTGCTCCTCAGCCCTACTTCTCAGCCCTGCTCCTCAGCCCTGCTCCTCAGCCCTGCTTCTCAGCCCTGCTCCTCAGCCCTGTTCCTGCTACAGGTCTGTAGTGTCAGTTGAaaccccccttagtttcccgttttgtgtacttttctataaataaatctagtttCCGTTCATCCCTGCTTCGTCCCTTTCCCCTAAGTGTGAAACTGTGTGGGTCTGCTAAAGAGGgttaaaacacatcacattagAGTCACACTGATACGGTACCAGAATACCTTTGCCTTCCACATGAGCCAAAATTTAAAGACATCCACATGTCTGCCACACTGGATGCTCTTATCTCCAGTGTCATAGCTCACATCGTAGGGTTTGTCTCTCTGGAAAAGATACTCAGCCCCCAACTCATTACAGTCCTGTAAGAGGCCCTGCAaagcacaaagacatgaaacacaATTAAGATACAGCTGTGATTTTTAACAATGTTAGGAGATGTGTTGAGTAGAGATGTCCTGGGCTCTATATCAGTGCTAAAGGACAGGTTAGCACACCATCAGCATTGGCTAAAGCCGTGGGTCAAGTCTGACAAGAAAGGGAAGGGTCACTGAAAATCAATGCAAAGTTGTTCTGAGTGATCACCTTCATCCTTTATCCCAGGATGCCAACATCCATATAGGGCATGAGGGGTCACTGAATGGTTTGTGTTCAATCACAAATGTGAACGTCATAGTGGCATAATAGAAGTTAGAGGGTCGTCAAAGTCATTAGGCCCTACTGTCTGAGCTCCAGATAAGTCCAAAGTATCAGGGAAATCCATCAAATTATTATAGTTGGACCAATCAAAATAGACTGACATTACTTTCCTCAAGGCCGGGTGAAAGGCAGGCCAAAGCTTGTCATGTCTTTAGTGACGATGAACAAAGGAGGATGGTTTCTTACTCTCTTCTTGATGAGTATGACAGAACACTGCAGAGGGACCCCCATCATCTTGTGAGGATTCCATGTTACAGACCAGgctctgaaaacaaaagaaactcaGACAACAATcccagactgactgactggaaACAGCCAGactaaacacatttacaaagacAAGCAATTACTTTATCTGAGATACCATGATGGGTTTCAATGAGATCTGTGCTGTGGAAAATAACCAGACACAAAATTAGAGAAAGGAAAACAGGTCATGCCACTTTTTAGTGGAGTTGCGATTTAGTTGTACCCACCCATGGGTTGTGACAGttgaaaaaaaggttttattttattcacactgAGTCATAGGCGTCACAGACGTTCTCAAAGGAAACAACAGCTTGCTGTGTGAAGTGGTCAGGCTGTGTGTTAGTGCAGCTACCGTTCAATGCCCTGTAGTTTCATCCTGTGCCTGTCTGACATCAGCAGGCCTCCACCCCACGCTGCCTGCAgtgacataaaacacacacacatacacatgtagtAGTATTTCATGCTTGCTCAGAGggcatttgtttatgtttttgttgaagATCTTAAACAGACACATGAAAAGACAAGGAATCAGGATTTTTCACAGCCATGTAAACGTCTACATGTCTACATTATGCATACTGTATCTGCCATAGATATGAACTGTAATgtagtatttgtgtgtgtttgtgttataactgttgttgctgttgactGTTGACTGTTTTCTGCAAAGGTTTTAGAGAAAGTTAGCCTGGCAGCATAACTACATTATGCTGTTAGTCACCAAGACAATAAAAGTGAGACCACATGGTAATAGTAAAACCTTTTGGTGGTTATGCCCATAGATGACTGGCTAATCCACTTATTGGAATTCATCCCTGGAGTATCAGCAGTGGTGGCAGCACCAAATCAAGTGGTGAATGACAGAAGTGAATGGAAACAGTTTCAATGGAAGATGCAGGAAAattatgtacatacatatatatatacaatcaAAGCACGGTGAGCACTTTAGTGGATGATGGTAACAGAATATGGAACAACAGATGTCGATAAACCTTACATCAACATGCATCCACAGATTGTGTCCATGGCATATGTCTGCAATGTCATTGAAAGGATCAAAGGCTCCGTACACTGTGGTGCCTGCTGTCGCATTCACATAGAATGGAACCAAACCCTGAAAAGAGAGAACTAAGGTTGGTCTCTTTGTATTCAAAGTATGGAACGTACTGTGACTGTATCATAGATATAATACATTACAGTGCCGTTTctcaaaaataatttcacatgGAACCAGAAAGTAAtgaccagaaaccagaaaatATGAGTTAATATGTTATTTTCCATCATACCCTTTCTTCAGCTGCAACAATGGAAGACTCAAGTTCAACAGGAATCATTTTCCCACTTAAAGAACAAAAAGTAGATGAAAGTTCATCAACAATATGTAACTgtaacatacaaatacacaggatatgtatttattataccCTTGACAGTAGCTTGCTGTCTAAAGGTAAACTAAAtgactttatatatatatataataatacatagaTAATGATAAGAGTAATTATCAGATTGAACAGCAAAATAGTCAAATGTATGTTAAATATGAAGGATTTACTAAGCAGATGAAGACTCTGGACATCaagttaaaatgtttcactgctcaTCTAGGTAGCTGCTGTCTGAGGAAAGTCTGAGGTTTTGATTTTTTACCTGACCTAATGAAGCTTGTTAGATGGCCAGTACATACTTTAAAGCTTGAGTAGGGAAGAGCGATTGGGTTATACGGATAACTCTTATAACCCTTTTTTAATATGGGTTGTTAGGTGTGGCCTCCATGttggacattttaaattgtCCTAATGTTCCTGGCGATGGATGAAAGGACAGGGAGAGAGATGGGAGAGATTTCACACCTTCCAGAtccaataaatgtgttttctatgcCACATGAATAGAAATATTACctcaaaacacatgcacaggcCCATATAAAACTGCAACAGGTGAGCAAACATTTCCTTTGTCATGCATTACATTGACTTTTGTGTCAAGCTTACCCACCTTTCATCACATTTCACCATTAACACATTCTCACTGCCCATCCCCAGCACGGCTGCAGATTTCTTTACTGAATAGTGGCTCTGTATGGATGAAAGACTGTCATGTTCGTTTGTCTGACttcaaacacatacactttTCATTCAGCTCAAAGACATCACTGCATTGTTTGGTTCTGAgaagatgttttaaaataaaatagtttgatTAGGCAAAAAAGTCTGTGTGTTATATGATTCTTAGCAGATGGGACTATTATGGTTTATTTATTCTGGCTTACGTAACttgtactaaaaaaaaaaggtaacaATTTCcattgacattttatagaccCTTCTAAGTTTACAAGACCAACCTCTCTGCCAGAGAAcgacgtcttgtggtcccctcacctcaccgAAAAAAGACTCAAGGCTAAACTTTTCCCTTCAGTGGTTCCACGATGAtggaacgacctacccacctctgcacgctcaggAACCTCACTACCAATTTCCAAATTCCTGCTAAAAACTGAACTATTCGCAACTTTCCctgcatttaaatattaataaaaaagtGTACAACTTGCACTTACACCTCATGAAGTGGAATCAGTTCTTCCTAGACCACAATACTGTTAggtttctccttgacttagatatttcGCATTGTTTCTCAATCATATGTTGCTTTGGAAAAAAGCATCTTccaaatgacttaatgtaaatgtggagCAGGATGGAGATAAAATGATGAGTTAGAGGAACTAAGCCAATTTTATTTAGCAATTATTATAACTACAACCTTTCAATTAAtattaagttttgttttttacgtCATGTTGGCTGTTCCAGAGTACTAgtctaacataaaaaaatatgtagGACTAACTTCTTAAAAACATCCATGTAAACTGTTAGAaccaaaatgtgtttaaatgtatgttCATGAAATTCTTAACAttacaagtttttattttaataaaaatgatgtgttACATGTTCAGAGGTGAAGATGGCCAGCTGAGGTAGAGCTCTCATCCCTCTGGTCTTCACCTCTGGGTAGAAGTAATACCTGGCCACCAGGATGCTGTACAGGTTGGATATTGTACCACCTTCATAAAACAGAGTAGTAGATACTACTGTTATTGCATTATGGCctaatattttacaataaaaactgtTACTGTTTACCGTTACGATACTTTCAATACAGTTAAGATACTTTCTACCACGTGATGTCAAACAAATACAGTTCTCACGGTTTCAATATAGATGTCAGGAGGTAGCAAGTGTTGTTTCAGAACAATGCGTAACaaagtactgtatatttccACAATGGTGCACACCAAAACTTTGAACACCACAGTTCACACACTCAagcacaaagtaaaaaaaaaaagactgcctTTTTCTAATAGCAGCCCATCCTTCTATCCATTTCTGCTGCATCTTTCTCACACAACCTACCTGGGCAGAAGATACCATCTCCCTCATCATCAGACCATCCCACAATGCCTTGCATCTTCTTTAGCAGAACTTCCTCCATGAGAATGAAGACTGGAGACACTTCATATGTAAACCTGTAAAGACAGTGATGTATCATATTCAGATTGAAAAAAACTCACTTCTCGTAaagattaaatttaattattaaatttgCAAATCTGCATTAAACAAAGCACTCAAAACATGGGAGGAGGACAAACAGGGCACCAGCAAGTGTGCAATACGGTGATGTAGCACAACATTGCTGTGATGCAGTGATCCGGTGACAGGTTTAAACCTGCACTTCTGCAATATGACAAAGCTCACAGAGGATGTGGAACAACAGAGAGAAGTTAGTGATTCCCTTGCTTTATGCTAATCTGCAATTATCAGGttgtataaattaaaacaaaatgaatgaaaagatggTAGGAGACAGGCAgcttaaattaaaagaaactgcTCCACATGAAAATAGTTCAACTTTGAGGTTATCTCAAATTAAATGTCTCAACTTCATTACTATACACAGACAGGGGTATAAATGAGAATTATGAAACCACTCATCTCAGCTGTACTTCATGGCAATAtcatcatttgacattttttggGTCAAACAATGGGTCAAAATGTAACATGAGTAATGAACTTCCATAGGAATGCTCATTTCTACATTTCATTGTGTAATGTTAAGTGAAAAACTAACCTGCCAAATAAATGCACTGCATTTAATGTTTCTCTATCAAACGTAGTGGAGTAAAGTAGCAAAATATGGGAATAGTGAAGAGTACCTCAAATACCTAAGTACATTAGTTGAATAAATGTTCtcagttactttccaccactggtGATGAAGACTTACATGTTACTGTTGGCTGTAGAGGTTAACCACTCGCCAGCTAGACCAATTAGATCCAGACCAGAAGACAGTTGATTGAAGAAACGGGGATGGCCTGGAAAAACAAAGGTCAGGTCAAGAAATCCATTAGCTAAAAAGATAGAGCCATAGCTGTCGAGGCATGCGAGTAGTGCAGCTGTACATGGTGATGAAATGGGTGTGTCATGAGATATATATAAACCTGAGTGATTATTTCAATCTGGGTTAAGGTCTCAGGTCATTTTATGTGTGCACACTTTATAATTGTGTGGTATTTTGCATCTAAACGTTTATTGATTTTGTTAGCTTAAGGAGCTTCTTTACATCACACACACCTGTATTGACTCCATACTTGAGGGTGTCTCTACAGTCCACTAGTATCTGTTCCAGAGTTTCTGGTTTGTCTGTCAGCTGCAGACTAAAGCCTTCTAGTCCCTCCTTCAGCTGATGAGGATGGTGGAAGTCCAGGACCTACAGAACAGGGAGTGTCTTCTATTAGTGTACATATAAACACAACTTTTTCTACTTCATTCCTCTTCACATACTTTCATAGCCTGTTCTGGCTGTATTCAAACAAATTCACTAATTCTGCCCCACAAATGTGTTTCTTATGCTGCTGTATAACATGAAGCCTCTATCATTAAATCATTACACTCTCCtctaaaagtattggaacagtagggtcatttcctttatttcaaaagatgaatatgagacaaaagatcaacagtTCAGCTGTTATTTCCAGCGTTTACATCTGGGTCCAATAGACAACTTAAAAGATAGCACCTTTTCTTTGAACCTATGTGAACAAAGGTATTGTAAAATGTAGACCTAATACAGATAAACGTGAATAAGACTTTAAATGTAGAGGCAAATGTTCTTCCAGGCTTTCACTAGAACCTCTTTCAGTTGCTGTTTTGGGTGGTTGCacctttctgtctcctctttagcaggtaaaatgcagGAGACTAACTTGTCCAGTAAGTAAGAAActtctttgttattttgacAGTCAGTTGTTTTGTCTCATCACTCTATAAAACTCTGTACCAGAATTtttgaggctcatttctgtactttttggtAAATTCCAGCCTGGCCTTTCCTGTCTTCTTGCTAATGAGCGGTTGGCAtcttctgtcactgtctgtACTTTTGTTAATGAAGTCTTCAgtgaacagtagattgtgataccttgACTCCTGCCTTCTCACAATGTTTCTCTCaacaactgctgttgtcttttttaGTCTACCCTTTCAACATCCGTATGTTATTTtgtacaccagtggtttctttcttcttcagaacattttaaatgcttgtACTTGCTATGGCTAATGTTTGTGTAAAGGCTCTCATtgattttctgtcttctctcagcttcactgTTGCTTAtttttcacccatagacagctctctggttttcacgTTGGTTACACCTCATAACTATAAATGCAGGCGGATCAAGTAAAACCAATATCAGAAACTGagcgtagacattcagtgctatttattgttcaatgtaataggacacatcacaaatgtaatgaatgaGTGAATTATGAATGATTTCTGCCTATAATTTCCTGTCCAGCAGATAGTTAATACAAATTGCTGACTACCTTGCCACTCCTTCGACTTGACTTGCAGATGTAACCCAGCAAGATGTTCAGTAGCTCATGCAGAAATTCCTTGGTCACCTTCTCACCACCTGAAGCTGGGAGCAAATCTGtgcacacaaaaatacagtagCATGGAAGAAATGTCATGCACACATCACTGgcacagacaaaataaaaaaaaacactctaacaCTTAGTTTTCAGTTGCTGCATCCCATCTCAACAGTGATGTAATGACACACAGATGGTACTTTTATCAACATAAAAAGGCAGAAGTGGTAGtacatatctatatatacacgtacagtatacagtatatatatatatatgtgtatgtgtgtgtgtgtgtgtgtgtgtgtgtgtgtgtgtgtgtgtgtataaataataataaagaaatacatatataaattcTTCACTCGCTTCTTCCTTTGGAGCGatcttattccttcaagctcaggtcctctaccagaggcctgggagcttgagggtcctgcacagtatcttagctgttcctagtactgatgttgttcctgggatctgctgaagccactctcccagtttgggagttacagcccccagtgttcctatcaccactggtaccacttgtgccttcaccttccacacttttctatctcttctttcagcccttggtatttctccatcttctcgtgctccttcttcctgatgttgctatcacttgggttgctacatctatcactacagccttgttcttctgtttgtccaccactactatgtcgggttggttggccattaccagtttgtcagtctgtatctggaagtcccacaggagcttagctctgtcattctgaaccacctttggaggtgtgtcccattttgactttgggacttccagcctgcacagatgttcctgtacactatgccggccacttggttatggcgttccatgtatgccctgcctgctagcatcttgcatcccactgttatgtgctggattgtttcaggggcatctttgcactgcctgcacctggggtcctgcctggtatggtagatcccgGCCTCTTTTGATCTTGTActcctgctcctgtgctgctaggattagtgcctctgtgctgtcttttaGTCCggctttgtccagccactggtaggatttgtcgaCATCAGCCATCTGcttgtccttccatgagggttcctcttcttccttcccttgcaacctctggtttctgctgcctgaggtattaACTAAGCACACCATCAGTTGGGGCCAGATTCCTAATTTATTCATGCCTTCTTTCTTCCACTTAGCgtacagtctcagggtgctggatttggggtgaaaccctcAGTGCATTTTAAGGAGCTTCCTTGtgttgatgtcagtggcttccatctccaCTTTTGGTCAGCTTATTATGCCAGTGGGATACCTGATGACTGGGAGGGCGTAGGTGTTGATTGCCCGGACTTTGTTCctcccattcagctgacttctcaggacttcacttaccctttggaggtacttggtagttgctgttttccttgcgGCCTTTTCGTGGTTACCATTTGCCTGTGGGATTTCAAGGTATGTGTAGctatcctcaacatctgctatcttgccttctggtagttctatccCCTCAGTTCTGACTCCCTTCcctctccttgctaccatcTGACCACACTTATCCAGTCCGAATGACATTCTgatgtcttggctgtatatccTTGTGGTATGTATCAGCGAGTCAATGTCTCGTTCACTCCtggcatacagcttgatgtcatccatgtagaggaggtggcCGATTGTTGTGGCATTCCTTAGTTGGTATCTGTAACCAGtcttggtgatgatctggctgagggggttCAGGCCTATGGGCCAATCGGCTTGAAGTTGGCCTCCAGGattgttttccactttcccattgagTTCTGGACAAATGTTCATATATatgcatacatatatatatatatatgtgtgtgtgtgtgtatatatatatatatatatatatatatatatatatatatatatatatatatatatatatatatatatatatatgtgtgtgtgtgtgtgtgtgtgtgtgtgtgtgtgtgtgtgaggatcagatcacattttgtgacaaattaatgcaagaaaccacaaaattccaaacAAAATGTCTGTTAGACACATTTTATAGGGAGAATATCAATTACAGAATGTAGACCAGAAACCCTTAAACACagaccacaaacacaaaaatgttaataaaaattgTTATTGATAAGcagatcattttatttaaagacttTAAAGTGCACCACACCTGGACAACCTGAGCTCTCACCTTTGCTGTAGATGATACTGAAGTCAGTAGGTGCCTGTCTTCTATTTGTGGCTGCTGCTGAGATCTGTTTGTGGCTTCCAGCTGAGTCAATGATTCTGTCTGTACAAAAGTGGAGAATATACCATGATAGGACATATCACGCACTGTCCTAGTTAAGTGTCTAGAACTTGAATGGATGTTCAACACAAGTCATACTCTAGGGGAAAAACAAGACTTGTAATTATCTCCTTAGACATCGCTGACAGACTATTGGGAGGAGTATAGGATCATTTCTAAAGCTATCAGTGTCCCCAAACAACAGCTGCCTCAGTAATTGCAAAGTCTGAAAAGCAGATAAGAAGGGCTGTCACAGGACTGTCAGAAGTGTTGCTCGCCTTAGTATAGTGATCTGGGtggaaaatgttaaaagatAACCTTGTGATGCCAGTAGCAAATTCTAAAAGCAGCTGATTACACACACTCTGCCCTCCCCTGCCTGTGGGGTGGGAGAGTGGACTAAGAAGGATCAAGACATAGGTTTAGCTTCAGTGCTGCTAGGCATACTGAAAATGCAAAACGAAAATCTCAATCTAGTGTCACAGTGAAACAGCACGTTGGTCTGGATCTggacatattttgtttttagaagATGCTAAGCAGGAAAAGGCATTGTGTTTAAGGTGTCTGGCTACCAGAGTAAGATAATGCTATGAATCACctccaacatttaaaaaagcaccACTAGGCAGTGATGATGATTTAAACATTGTTCTGAATTGTTGAATGAAAGcatttgtttgatgttttttaaattgtgcttgTGCCTGTGTGTGGCCAACATGAAAGAGCAAATGTAATGTTAGTAGTATAATTAGTCTACTATAACAAATCGTTTTATATAGCAACTCTCTACCTTATTGGTACTTAAAttgctttacactgcttcttatttatccattcacacacacaatcatacgTTTATACATCATTCTCGTAGGTACCAGGGACCATATCTGGTGCTGCTGAAATGGTATGGAAGGGAGAATGAAGTCACACCTCAAGGTGCCAAAAAGACCTAAACTGGGGGAATTAAGGGGATGGTAGGGACCTGTGGTGAAAAGATAGCTTCCACCAAGTGCtactaaaatgctgcagccagatttCTAACTGAAATTAGCAATAGAGATCaaatttctcctacattagcttctctccactggctccaGTTCAGGTTCGTGAGGTATACGCCTTCTttactcaactcaactttaCTTTTAGGACTAGGCTTAAAATGTCCTACAAGGAACTGTCTGAAGTTTTATTATGTGAAAATGACTCAAGAAGTGCTTGTgctgatattgtgtttttttacatacatacaaaaagtTTGAAAATTATTGTATCAATGTTGTGAagaaaaaaagtacattttacattaaaagacCTCATTTTCAATAATAAAAGGTTTGGAAAAACACAACCATCATCATAAACCATTTCACAGTCTCCATTTGTCTTCTCCATGCCTAATTACTGATTTGTGGTCTGACTATttagagtggaaaaaaaaaaaaaccaataTGAACCATTTAATTTTTGTATACTGTaatttacttacttatttacttaaCTTCTATCTTCAGTTCCTGACAGTGGTTTAAATGTCTTATTAGATTACATATGACGATGGCTAAGTCTACTGCTCATTCAAGTTGAGCAACATGGTGAATCGTGGTCCaattatctttgtttttcattataaaGGGAATCAGTGCATACAGACTAGACTAGTCCAGGTAACAAGTAATACAGTGTGAGAAATCAGGGTCAgtcacagatactgtatgtaacaaTTCCAGTGATCAAATATAGTACAGTGACTAAAATGGCTTTTGAATAAATATACAACACCTACATTAGATACAAAAATATTATGACAATTATCAAGTCGTTTGAGATACTGTAGCACTGTAAGCATATTTACTGTGCTAACTCAATTTAtagaaaagttaaatgttagTAACCTTTGAGTCCTCAGGTGGCACTGCAAAAGAAACCCTTGTTACTGTGATGAATATAACCACACAGGCTCAGGACTACTTTGGAAAACCAGTGTCACTAAATACAGTTCACCTCTGCATCaagaaatgcaacctgaaacttTATTACACAAGGCCAAACAtcagttctgtgca
The window above is part of the Anabas testudineus chromosome 17, fAnaTes1.2, whole genome shotgun sequence genome. Proteins encoded here:
- the zgc:163121 gene encoding PLP-dependent decarboxylase, which produces MDFLELSDRIIDSAGSHKQISAAATNRRQAPTDFSIIYSKDLLPASGGEKVTKEFLHELLNILLGYICKSSRRSGKVLDFHHPHQLKEGLEGFSLQLTDKPETLEQILVDCRDTLKYGVNTGHPRFFNQLSSGLDLIGLAGEWLTSTANSNMFTYEVSPVFILMEEVLLKKMQGIVGWSDDEGDGIFCPGGTISNLYSILVARYYFYPEVKTRGMRALPQLAIFTSEHSHYSVKKSAAVLGMGSENVLMVKCDESGKMIPVELESSIVAAEERGLVPFYVNATAGTTVYGAFDPFNDIADICHGHNLWMHVDAAWGGGLLMSDRHRMKLQGIERAWSVTWNPHKMMGVPLQCSVILIKKRGLLQDCNELGAEYLFQRDKPYDVSYDTGDKSIQCGRHVDVFKFWLMWKAKGSEGFGSQVNKCLENAEYLYDQLQRRTGFELVFKNKPEHSNVCFWYIPPTMRGLPPGPDRDTRLHQVAPRIKHRMMEQGSVLIGYQPLGDKVNFFRCVFSNPATQQEDVDFLLDEITRLGNDL